AATTCCAATCCGGTTTCCTGCAAGGCTTCTCTGGATATTCTGGCGAACGCGAAGGGCAGAAGGATTGCCGTTCTGGGCTTCATGGGCGAGCTGGGCGATTATGCGGAGGAAGGACACCGTGAGGTCGGGATTCATGCGGCGGAAAAAGGCATTGATGTGCTTTACTGCATCGGGCTTTGCTGTGATTACATGGCAGATGCGGCGAAAAAGGCAGGCATGAAAGAGGTTTATTATCTGGAAACACAGGAAGAATTCTGGGAGAAGGGACTGCCTACGCTCAAAGAAGGCGATACGATTCTGCTCAAGGCATCCCGTAGCAGAGAATTTGAAAAAACAGTAGCAAAATTGCAAGGAGTGAACTAAAGTGGGTTCTTTGGAACAGGCAGTCTATGCCATCATCATATCTTTCGTGATTGGGGTGATTTTGTGTCCCATCGTGATTCCTATGCTGAGAAAGCTGAAATTCGGGCAGAATGTGCGTGACGACGGGCCGCAGACACATCTGGCAAAGCAGGGCACGCCTACGATGGGCGGCGTTGCCTTTCTGGCGGCATTTGTGATTACAAGCCTTTTCTTTCTGAATGGGAACAGGGACGGCGCGGCTATCATGCTGATGACCCTGTGCTATGGGCTGATTGGCTTTTTGGATGACTATATTAAGGTGGTAAAAAAGCGTTCTCTGGGGCTGCGCGCGTATCAGAAGCTATTGCTGCAGCTGATTGTAACGGGGCTGTTCTGCTCGTATATCATGAAAAGCGGCATCGGTACGGCGATTTATATTCCCTTTACAGACGGGAAAATGATTGATTTGCAGCTGATTTTTATTCCCTTCCTGTTTGTGGCGGTGTTGGGAACGGTCAACGGGGTCAACCTGACAGATGGTCTGGATGGGCTGGCAGGCGGCGTAACCCTTCTGGTGGCGGCATTCTTTATGATTGTGGCATGGGCGGCAGGCAGCACGATTGCACCTGTTTGCGGTGCGATTGTGGGCGGTCTGATGGCGTTCTTAATCTTTAACTCCTATCCTGCAAAGGTGTTCATGGGGGATACGGGGTCTCTGGCACTGGGCGGCTTTGTGGCATCGGCGGCGTTTATTCTGAAAATGCCCATTTTTATCGTGATTGTCGGGTTTATTTACCTCTGGGAATCCATTTCTGTTATGCTGCAGGTTGGCTGGTTTAAGCTTACAAAGAGAAAATACGGGGAAGGCAGACGCTTATTTAAAATGGCACCCTTCCATCATCATCTGGAAAAATGCGGTTGGAAGGAAACCAAGGTTGTGACGCTTTTTTATGTGGCAACGGCACTGCTGTGTCTCATTGGTTTTCTGGGCTGTAAATATATGTTCCTGTAAGGAATTTTGGAAAGAAGGAATCAAACGTGGAATACAATGGTAAAAAGGCCTTAGTCTGCGGCATGGCAAGAAGCGGCATTGCGGCGGCAAAGCTGTTGAACAGACTGGGTGCGAGGGTTACATTGCAGGATATGAAAAAAAGAGAGGAAATTTCTGCCGATGTGCTGGCATTGGAGGGGGAGGGCATCGTGCTTTACACGGGCGCAAACCCCGATGAGATTGCCTGCGCGCAGGATTTAATTGTATTAAGCCCCGGTATTCCCTGCGACCTGCCTTTTATTGCGGCGGCGGAAAATGCAGGAATCGAGGTTATCAGCGAGGTGGAACTGGCGTACCGCTTGACACCCTGCCCGATTACGGCAATCACAGGCACAAACGGCAAAACAACCACAACCACGCTGACAGGCGAAATCATGAAAACGGCTTACAGCGGTACGGCGGTTGTCGGAAACATTGGAGTGCCTTACAGCGAGGAGGTAGAGCGGCTGACCGAAAAGGATTGGGTGGTTGCGGAAATCAGCAGCTTCCAGATGGAAAAGGCGAAGGAATTTCATCCGCATATTAGCGCAGTGCTGAATATTACACCCGACCATTTGAACAGACATAAAACCATGGACGTTTACATTGCCATGAAGGAAAGAGTTTTTGCAAAGCAGACCGCAGAGGATTTCTGTATTCTGAACCATGGGGATGCGGCTTGCAGAAAAATGGCGGATAAAACCGCGGCGAAGGTATTTTTCTTCGATTCCTCCGAAAGGCTTGCGGAAGGCATTTATCTGGACGGGGATGCCATTGAGGTGCGCTGGGGCGCTATCAACGAAACCCTGATTCATGTGGATGAATTACAGATTCTGGGCGTGCATAACTATGAAAACGTGATGGCGGCGGCGGCAATGGGCATTTGTGCGGGGATTGCATTGGATACCATTCGCACGGTGCTGAAGGGATTTGCAGGCGTAGCACATCGCATCGAATATGTTGCGACGGTGGACGGTGTGGACTATTATAATGACTCCAAGGGGACGAATGTGGACGCATCCATCCGTGCGGTACTGGCGATGAAAAAGCCGATTGTACTGATTGGCGGCGGCTATGATAAGGGCAGCTCCTTTGATGAATGGACAAAGCTGTTTCCCGGCAGAGTGAAGCATCTGGTGCTGATTGGCGTAACCGCACCGAAGGTACGCGCATCTGCGGAGAAATTCGGCTTTACTGCCATTTCCGATTGCGAAACCTTTGCAGAAGCGGTTGACCTGTGCAGAGAAAAGGCGGAGGACGGCGACTGCGTACTGCTTTCTCCTGCATGCGCAAGCTGGGGCATGTTTGATAACTACGAACAGCGCGGAGATATGTTCAAGGAGCAGGTTCGGGGATATCTGAAATAAAAAACGCTGGAATGAGGTGTGAAAATGAGTCATGTCAAACCAAAAAAGAAAACCGCAAAGCGGAAGTATAGAAAGCCGTTGGGATATGACTTCACGGTTCTGTTTATCGTGCTGATTCTGGTGCTTTTTGGCGTTGTCATGATTTTCAGCTCTAGCTATTATTACACAATGACAACGGAGCGATTCCATAATGATATGTTCTATTTCCTGAAGCGGCAGAGCCTTTGGGCGGTTTTGGGGATTGTGGCAATGGTTGGCATGATGCATATTCCGTATACCCTCTGGAGACGATTTGCAAAGCTAGCATATTGGCTTTCCAATTTGTTCCTGCTTGCACTGCCCTTTGTCGGGACAGAGGCAGGCGGGCAGAAGCGGTGGCTGGGGATTGGCTCGCTTTCCTTTCAGCCTTCGGAGTTTACGAAGATTGCCGTGATTCTATTTCTTTCCTCTTATGTGATTGAGCATCGGAAGGAGCTGGCAAATCTGAAGGGGTTCTTCAAGGCGTGCTGTGTGCTGCTGCTGCCTGTGGCGCTGATTGCAATATCGAACTTTTCCTCCGCGCTGCTGGTTGGGCTGATGGGTGCAACGATTCTGTTTGTGGCAAGCCCGCGTGTTTGGTATTTCGGGGCGGCAATCGCAGGGGCAATTCCTCTTTGCGGTCTTGCTGTAGCGATTCCCAAGTTTCGCTACAGACTGACCCGTATCAAGACATGGCTTGACCCCTGGGCAGACCCGACAGGCGATGGCTTCCAGACGATTCAGTCGCTGTATGCACTGGCATCCGGCGGCTTATTTGGACTTGGACTGGGGCAGAGCCGACAGAAAACCTTTATTCCGGAGGCATATAACGATATTATTTTTGCGATTATCTGCGAGGAGTTGGGAATTGTCGGGGCGGCGTTGGTGATTCTGCTGTTTGCGGTGCTTATCTGGCGAGGGATTCGCATTGCGATGAATGCAAAGGACAGCTATGGGATGCTGGTTGCAACGGGGATTACGGCGGTTATCGCCTTCCAGTCGATTATCAATATCGGCGTTGTAACGAATACGATTCCCAATACGGGGCAGCCGCTGCCGTTTATCAGCTACGGCGGTACCTCGCTGTTGTTTTTGATGGCGATGGTTGGGATGCTGCTGAATATTTCGCGTTATCCCAAGGATAGGGAAAATTAAAGTTGAAAACAGGAAAGACTTTTCGAAAAATAGTAGAAAAGTCTTTTTTTCTTGCTTTTTTACTAATTTAGGGTTGACAAAACTGGTAGAATTGAATAAAATCTTGAGGTATAGAAAGAAAAACAACACTGTGAAAGACAGAGAAAAAGAGGAGTACACATCCAAAATACGCAGAGAGAAGGATTCATTGGCTGAAAAATCCTTTGTAGAAAGAATGTGGAAGGTAGCTTTGGAGTTGCTTTGTTGAAGGGGATTTCAGAAGAAATTTCTGGGTAGGCAAAGCCGGGAGGTCCCGTTACAGACGATAAAGTGTCCGTTTTTAGAAACGGGAAATAAGGTGGTACCGCGAGCTTTCGTCCTTTGGTTGGACGGAGGCTTTTTTTGATTCACGGTGAAATGAAAAAAATAGGAGGAAATACTATGAAAGAGCTGGCAAAGAATTTTGACCCCTCTGTTGTAGAGGAAAGACTTTACAACAAATGGATGGAAAAGAAATATTTCCATACAGAAGTAGATAAAACAAAAGAACCTTTTTGCATCGTAATGCCGCCCCCGAATATTACAGGGCAGCTGCACATGGGACATGCACTGGACAACACCATGCAGGATATCCTGATTCGCTGGAAAAGAATGGCAGGCTACAACGCACTCTGGGTACCCGGCATTGACCATGCAAGCATTTCCACAGAGTTGAAGGTTGTGCAGAAGATGGCATCCGAAGGGCTGACAAAGGAGGATGTTGGTCGTGAGGGCTTTTTGGAACGCGCGTGGGCGTGGAAGGAAGAATACGGCGGCATTATTCTGAACCAGCTGAGAAAGCTGGGCTGCTCCTGCGACTGGGATCGTGTACGCTTTACGATGGATGAGGGCTGCTCCGAAGCGGTTCTGGAAACCTTCTGCCGTCTGTATGAAAAGGGCTATATTTACCGCGGGGAAAAGATTATCAACTGGTGTCCTGAGTGTCAGACTACAATTTCTGACGCAGAGGTAGAGCATGTTGATATGGCAGGGCATTTTTATCATATCAATTACCCCATTGTTGGTTCTGATGAAAAGCTGAGACTGGCAACCACCAGACCCGAAACCATGCTAGGCGATACTGCGGTTGCGGTACATCCCGCAGATGAAAGATATCAGCACTTGATTGGCAAGACCTGTATCGTTCCCGTTCTGAATAAGGAAGTACCCATCGTTGCGGATGAATATGTTGACAGAGAATTTGGTACCGGTGTTGTAAAAATTACACCTGCACATGACCCGAATGACTTCGAGGTTGGGCTGAGACATGACCTGCCCCGTATCTGCGTGATGAATGATGACGGCACAATGAATGAAAAGGCAGGCAGATTTGCAGGCATGGACAGATTGGAGGCCAGAAAGGAAATCGTAAAACAGCTGGACGAGGAAGGCTATCTGGTTGAAATCGAGGATATTACCCATGCGGTAGGCTGCCATGAAAGATGCCACGCACCCATCGAACCCATGATTAAGCTGCAGTGGTTTGTAAAGATGGACGAGCTGGCAAAGCCTGCCATCAAGGTTTATCAGGATCAGGAGCTGAAATTTGTTCCCGAACGTTTCGGCAAGATTTATATGCACTGGCTGGATAATATCCGCGACTGGTGTATTTCCCGTCAGCTTTGGTGGGGACACAGAATTCCTGCATACTATTGTGCGGACTGTGGTCATATCACAGTAGCGAAGGAAAATCCCGGAAAATGCGAAAAATGCGGCTCTGCAAATATCAAACAGGATGAGGATACACTGGATACCTGGTTCAGCTCTGCGCTGTGGCCCTTCTCCACGCTTGGTTGGCCGCATGAAACAGAGGAGCTGAAGCATTTCTATCCCACAAGCGTTTTGGTAACAGGCTATGATATCATTTTCTTCTGGGTTATCAGAATGGTATTCTCCGGCATGGAGCAGATTGGCGAAAGACCGTTTAACGATGTTCTGATTCATGGGCTGATTCGTGACGATCAGGGGAGAAAATTCTCCAAATCTCTGGGCAATGGGATTGACCCTCTGGAGGTTATCGCAAACTACGGTGCTGACCCCCTGCGTCTAATGCTGATTACAGGCAACGCACCCGGTAACGATATGCGTTTCTACTGGGAAAGACTGGATAATTGCAGAAACTTCTGCAACAAGATGTGGAATGCGTCCCGTTTCGTGATGATGAATATGGAGGATGGCGAAGAACCTAAGTTCCTGATGCTGACCTCTGCGGATAAATGGATTCTGTCCAAGGTAAACACGCTGGCGAAGGAAGTACAGGAAAGCCTGAGCAAATATGACCTTGGTCTGGCGGCACAGAAGGTTTATGATTTCATCTGGGATGAATACTGTGACTGGTATATTGAAATGGTGAAGCCTCGCCTGTATAACAAGGAGGACAGCACAAGAGCAGCGGCACTGTGGACGCTGAAGCAGGTTCTGATCAATGCACTGAAGCTGATGCACCCCTTCATGCCCTTCATTACAGAGGAGCTGTTTATGCATATTCAGGATGAGGAAGAAACCATCATGACCTCTCAGTGGCCTGTTTACAAGGAGGAATGGAACTTCAAGGAAAATGAAGCGGAAATCGATGCCATCAAAGAGGCAGTAAGAAATATTCGTAACATTCGTGCGGAAATGAACGTTGCGCCCTCCAAGAAGGTACATGTTTACGTTGTTTCCGAAAACGAAGGTGTTCGGTATATCTTTGAACATTCCAAGGTATTCTTTA
This sequence is a window from Anaerotignum faecicola. Protein-coding genes within it:
- the mraY gene encoding phospho-N-acetylmuramoyl-pentapeptide-transferase: MGSLEQAVYAIIISFVIGVILCPIVIPMLRKLKFGQNVRDDGPQTHLAKQGTPTMGGVAFLAAFVITSLFFLNGNRDGAAIMLMTLCYGLIGFLDDYIKVVKKRSLGLRAYQKLLLQLIVTGLFCSYIMKSGIGTAIYIPFTDGKMIDLQLIFIPFLFVAVLGTVNGVNLTDGLDGLAGGVTLLVAAFFMIVAWAAGSTIAPVCGAIVGGLMAFLIFNSYPAKVFMGDTGSLALGGFVASAAFILKMPIFIVIVGFIYLWESISVMLQVGWFKLTKRKYGEGRRLFKMAPFHHHLEKCGWKETKVVTLFYVATALLCLIGFLGCKYMFL
- the murD gene encoding UDP-N-acetylmuramoyl-L-alanine--D-glutamate ligase, translated to MEYNGKKALVCGMARSGIAAAKLLNRLGARVTLQDMKKREEISADVLALEGEGIVLYTGANPDEIACAQDLIVLSPGIPCDLPFIAAAENAGIEVISEVELAYRLTPCPITAITGTNGKTTTTTLTGEIMKTAYSGTAVVGNIGVPYSEEVERLTEKDWVVAEISSFQMEKAKEFHPHISAVLNITPDHLNRHKTMDVYIAMKERVFAKQTAEDFCILNHGDAACRKMADKTAAKVFFFDSSERLAEGIYLDGDAIEVRWGAINETLIHVDELQILGVHNYENVMAAAAMGICAGIALDTIRTVLKGFAGVAHRIEYVATVDGVDYYNDSKGTNVDASIRAVLAMKKPIVLIGGGYDKGSSFDEWTKLFPGRVKHLVLIGVTAPKVRASAEKFGFTAISDCETFAEAVDLCREKAEDGDCVLLSPACASWGMFDNYEQRGDMFKEQVRGYLK
- the ftsW gene encoding putative lipid II flippase FtsW yields the protein MSHVKPKKKTAKRKYRKPLGYDFTVLFIVLILVLFGVVMIFSSSYYYTMTTERFHNDMFYFLKRQSLWAVLGIVAMVGMMHIPYTLWRRFAKLAYWLSNLFLLALPFVGTEAGGQKRWLGIGSLSFQPSEFTKIAVILFLSSYVIEHRKELANLKGFFKACCVLLLPVALIAISNFSSALLVGLMGATILFVASPRVWYFGAAIAGAIPLCGLAVAIPKFRYRLTRIKTWLDPWADPTGDGFQTIQSLYALASGGLFGLGLGQSRQKTFIPEAYNDIIFAIICEELGIVGAALVILLFAVLIWRGIRIAMNAKDSYGMLVATGITAVIAFQSIINIGVVTNTIPNTGQPLPFISYGGTSLLFLMAMVGMLLNISRYPKDREN
- a CDS encoding valine--tRNA ligase, whose amino-acid sequence is MKELAKNFDPSVVEERLYNKWMEKKYFHTEVDKTKEPFCIVMPPPNITGQLHMGHALDNTMQDILIRWKRMAGYNALWVPGIDHASISTELKVVQKMASEGLTKEDVGREGFLERAWAWKEEYGGIILNQLRKLGCSCDWDRVRFTMDEGCSEAVLETFCRLYEKGYIYRGEKIINWCPECQTTISDAEVEHVDMAGHFYHINYPIVGSDEKLRLATTRPETMLGDTAVAVHPADERYQHLIGKTCIVPVLNKEVPIVADEYVDREFGTGVVKITPAHDPNDFEVGLRHDLPRICVMNDDGTMNEKAGRFAGMDRLEARKEIVKQLDEEGYLVEIEDITHAVGCHERCHAPIEPMIKLQWFVKMDELAKPAIKVYQDQELKFVPERFGKIYMHWLDNIRDWCISRQLWWGHRIPAYYCADCGHITVAKENPGKCEKCGSANIKQDEDTLDTWFSSALWPFSTLGWPHETEELKHFYPTSVLVTGYDIIFFWVIRMVFSGMEQIGERPFNDVLIHGLIRDDQGRKFSKSLGNGIDPLEVIANYGADPLRLMLITGNAPGNDMRFYWERLDNCRNFCNKMWNASRFVMMNMEDGEEPKFLMLTSADKWILSKVNTLAKEVQESLSKYDLGLAAQKVYDFIWDEYCDWYIEMVKPRLYNKEDSTRAAALWTLKQVLINALKLMHPFMPFITEELFMHIQDEEETIMTSQWPVYKEEWNFKENEAEIDAIKEAVRNIRNIRAEMNVAPSKKVHVYVVSENEGVRYIFEHSKVFFKTLAHASEVTVQTDKAGIGEDAVSVVVQDATIYMPLAELVDFAKEIERLEKEKTKLEKEVDRVVKKLANQGFVAKAPAHVIEEEKAKEEKYKAMLAQVEERLAQLKK